In Anopheles gambiae chromosome 2, idAnoGambNW_F1_1, whole genome shotgun sequence, a single window of DNA contains:
- the LOC4576586 gene encoding uncharacterized protein LOC4576586 isoform X2, translated as MNSIVIVYIPHTVEYTPDVQFSSLEYVTVPINESKIETISMNAMKSNSNMNCETTMENAEKLNQHIMKDDLILLASEEKSLEAQLWFSGRRRSCGFR; from the exons atgaaTTC AATTGTCATTGTTTACATACCACATACGGTCGAATATACACCTGATGTACAATTTTCCTCTTTGGAGTATGTTACTGTTCCAATCAATGAATCCAAAATCGAAACCATTAGTATGAATGCGATGaaatcaaattcaaacatGAACTGTGAAACAACGATGGAAAACGCTGAAAAGCTTAATCAACACATCATGAAGGACGATCTGATTTTGCTGGCTTCGGAGGAAAAATCG CTTGAGGCGCAGCTGTGGTTTTCTGGAAGACGAAGGTCATGCGGCTTTAGATAG